A portion of the Candidatus Brocadia sp. genome contains these proteins:
- the hisA gene encoding 1-(5-phosphoribosyl)-5-[(5-phosphoribosylamino)methylideneamino]imidazole-4-carboxamide isomerase, with translation MIIIPAIDLKGGKCVRLTQGQKDLETVFSDDPVDVAGSWQDQGADYLHVVDLDGAFEGTPKNLAAVEQIIKKVKIPIEFGGGLRTTQSIKTLLDLGADRVIIGTKAIDSPSWVNELCTTFPGRIAVGIDAKNGKVAVKGWTSVCEWTAVAFASEIEKASPCVLIFTDISKDGMLQGPNIESLKELLMTVKTPVIASGGISSLKDIEALSQLPIAGMIIGKALYTGHIKFSEAKRLCNSLASKK, from the coding sequence ATGATCATCATTCCAGCAATCGATTTAAAGGGTGGTAAGTGTGTACGATTGACGCAGGGTCAGAAGGATCTCGAGACAGTCTTTTCTGATGATCCTGTGGATGTTGCCGGATCTTGGCAGGATCAGGGCGCTGATTATCTGCACGTGGTTGACCTGGACGGGGCATTTGAAGGAACCCCCAAAAATCTTGCCGCTGTTGAACAAATCATTAAGAAAGTAAAAATCCCTATCGAATTTGGTGGGGGTTTACGGACGACCCAGTCCATTAAAACTCTGCTCGATTTAGGTGCGGACCGTGTGATTATAGGAACAAAGGCAATCGATTCACCGTCGTGGGTTAATGAACTTTGTACGACATTTCCTGGTCGTATTGCGGTTGGAATTGATGCAAAAAATGGCAAGGTAGCTGTGAAGGGCTGGACCTCCGTTTGTGAATGGACGGCAGTTGCATTTGCCAGCGAAATAGAGAAGGCATCACCGTGTGTCTTGATCTTCACGGATATCTCAAAAGACGGCATGCTGCAAGGTCCGAATATTGAAAGTTTAAAAGAACTCCTGATGACGGTAAAAACCCCGGTTATTGCATCGGGTGGAATCTCATCGCTTAAGGATATCGAGGCACTCAGTCAGTTACCCATTGCGGGTATGATTATTGGAAAGGCTTTATACACGGGACATATTAAATTTTCAGAGGCGAAACGGCTATGTAATTCACTTGCGTCAAAAAAGTAA
- a CDS encoding elongation factor G — protein MIPYETKDIRTIVLLGHGASGKTSLVESMLFKAGATTRLGSVENGTSVADYDPDAKEKRHSIDSSILHCNWKGREINVIDTPGYPDFIRDTISSLVAAETALIILSATDGIQVNTRKLWDLACQKRLGKIIIVTKMDGENVDYQAMLESVKNTFGNTCVPLVLPVGTGHDFQGVVNLFELSNPLPNGVMGDAHASHDALIEAIVSAEDALMEKYLDGKEIERAVLQSCFVKAVACGNVVPILCCSNKKVSGIEDVLDAIANFSPSPLEGGKRAAIDLQKNQEIILETAKEAPFSACVFKSVIDPFVGKLTYFRVISGELDGEMSFYNVTSKKTNKAGHMYRVFGKEQQPVSKAIPGDIIAVSKLEDMHISDTICDPKHPVKFPEIVFPTPMSSLAVVPISKGAEKKISECLHKLTEEDKTFRVSHDTLTNELVITGMSTLHLQIMISRLKRRFGIDVETHTPKIPYKETITAGAQAQYKHKKQSGGHGQYGEVHIRIEPLPRGAGFEFVDEIVGGVIPRQYIPAVEKGIQEVLHKGILIGYPIVDVRVRLFHGSYHDVDSSEAAFKIAASHAFQDAFNHAKPVLLEPMVNIEVTIPAKFMGEITGNLSSHRGHIKGLDSLGDLQVVRASIPMSSVANYETELKSMTGGQGSFTMEFSHYDIVPAHLMQSIIAQAQATHAK, from the coding sequence ATGATTCCGTATGAAACAAAAGACATTCGGACCATTGTACTCCTGGGACATGGTGCTTCAGGGAAGACTTCGCTGGTGGAATCAATGCTTTTTAAGGCTGGAGCGACCACACGCCTTGGCAGTGTTGAGAATGGTACCTCGGTTGCAGATTATGACCCCGATGCAAAAGAGAAAAGGCATTCGATAGACTCTTCCATCCTGCATTGTAACTGGAAGGGGCGGGAGATCAATGTTATTGATACCCCCGGTTACCCTGATTTTATTCGAGACACGATCTCCTCACTTGTCGCTGCAGAAACAGCCCTTATTATCTTATCGGCTACGGATGGCATTCAAGTCAATACCCGAAAACTCTGGGATCTGGCCTGCCAAAAAAGACTCGGGAAAATAATAATAGTGACGAAGATGGACGGTGAAAATGTCGATTATCAGGCCATGCTTGAATCTGTTAAAAATACCTTTGGAAATACGTGTGTCCCGTTAGTCTTGCCTGTCGGAACCGGACATGATTTTCAAGGTGTTGTCAATCTGTTTGAATTATCCAATCCTTTGCCAAATGGGGTTATGGGCGACGCTCATGCATCACACGATGCCTTAATCGAAGCCATCGTTTCTGCCGAGGATGCATTGATGGAAAAATATCTCGATGGAAAAGAGATCGAGCGGGCAGTCTTGCAATCCTGCTTTGTGAAGGCTGTTGCGTGCGGAAATGTCGTGCCTATTCTCTGCTGTTCCAACAAAAAAGTCTCAGGGATTGAGGATGTATTGGATGCCATAGCGAACTTTTCTCCGTCTCCGCTGGAAGGGGGCAAAAGGGCTGCTATTGATCTGCAAAAAAATCAGGAAATTATCTTAGAAACCGCAAAAGAAGCACCTTTTAGCGCCTGTGTGTTTAAATCGGTAATTGACCCTTTTGTGGGGAAATTAACTTATTTTCGGGTCATCTCCGGTGAACTGGATGGTGAAATGTCATTTTATAATGTGACGAGCAAAAAGACCAATAAGGCCGGACATATGTACCGGGTCTTTGGAAAAGAGCAACAACCAGTTTCAAAGGCCATCCCGGGGGATATTATCGCCGTGTCTAAACTGGAGGACATGCACATCTCCGATACCATCTGCGATCCAAAACATCCGGTAAAATTCCCGGAGATTGTATTTCCAACCCCTATGTCCTCCCTGGCTGTGGTACCCATAAGCAAGGGTGCAGAGAAAAAGATCAGCGAGTGCCTTCATAAACTTACCGAGGAAGATAAAACCTTCAGGGTTTCTCATGATACCCTGACCAACGAGTTGGTTATTACGGGCATGAGCACACTTCATTTACAGATAATGATCAGCCGGTTAAAACGACGTTTTGGAATCGATGTAGAGACCCATACCCCAAAAATTCCTTACAAAGAAACTATTACAGCCGGGGCACAGGCACAGTATAAGCACAAGAAACAATCAGGTGGACACGGACAGTACGGAGAGGTACATATCAGGATTGAGCCACTGCCGAGGGGAGCCGGGTTTGAGTTTGTCGATGAGATAGTGGGTGGAGTCATCCCCCGTCAATACATCCCGGCCGTTGAAAAGGGGATTCAAGAGGTTCTTCACAAAGGTATCTTGATCGGGTATCCTATTGTAGATGTACGGGTACGGTTGTTCCACGGCTCTTATCATGATGTGGATTCTTCCGAAGCTGCTTTCAAGATAGCGGCCTCACATGCCTTTCAGGATGCCTTCAATCATGCCAAACCTGTGCTTCTTGAGCCGATGGTAAATATCGAGGTTACAATCCCCGCGAAATTTATGGGTGAAATTACAGGAAATCTTTCCAGTCATCGCGGACACATCAAAGGACTGGATTCTTTAGGGGATTTGCAGGTCGTGCGGGCTTCCATTCCTATGTCATCCGTAGCTAATTATGAAACGGAACTGAAATCCATGACTGGCGGCCAGGGTTCATTTACCATGGAATTTTCACACTACGACATCGTGCCAGCCCACCTCATGCAATCCATTATTGCCCAGGCCCAGGCTACCCATGCAAAATAG
- a CDS encoding prepilin peptidase — MFFVLGLAIGSFLNVCIYRIPRKRSLVLPRSFCPDCHAPIRWYDNIPVFSYLLLRGRCRACKARISVRYLFVELLTGYVFAHLYLFVQYRYESPCIFIGYAVLSCALIISTFVDLELLVIPNEVTFVGIPLSLVLSVVCPGLHNEPNTLRNFSLVGISRLDMVIASLLGMLAGGGLIFLCSVLGKWIFKKDAMGFGDVKLMGMVGGIVGWKLAVAIFFVAPFFGLFMGIPALLFKKTHLIPYGPFLSLATLVCIFFQDYFLGIINVYIQLLTVIFTGFHS, encoded by the coding sequence ATGTTTTTTGTTCTGGGATTAGCGATAGGCAGTTTTTTAAATGTCTGTATCTACCGAATTCCCAGGAAAAGATCCCTTGTATTGCCGCGTTCATTTTGCCCTGATTGTCATGCACCCATCCGGTGGTATGATAATATACCGGTCTTCAGTTATCTCCTGTTACGGGGCCGATGCAGGGCTTGCAAGGCTAGAATATCAGTACGTTATCTATTTGTAGAGTTGCTGACAGGGTATGTATTCGCGCATTTGTATCTTTTTGTACAATACCGATATGAATCGCCATGTATTTTTATAGGATATGCAGTTCTTTCTTGTGCCCTTATTATATCGACCTTTGTGGACCTTGAGTTACTCGTTATTCCCAACGAGGTCACATTTGTAGGTATTCCCCTGTCTCTTGTTTTAAGTGTAGTATGTCCAGGTTTGCATAACGAACCAAATACCCTGAGAAACTTTTCACTGGTTGGTATCAGTCGGTTAGATATGGTAATCGCGTCGCTATTAGGGATGCTTGCTGGCGGGGGACTGATATTTCTTTGTAGCGTTTTAGGAAAATGGATATTCAAGAAGGATGCCATGGGTTTTGGGGACGTGAAACTCATGGGTATGGTTGGGGGCATCGTAGGCTGGAAACTGGCGGTGGCCATATTTTTTGTTGCACCTTTTTTTGGGCTCTTCATGGGTATCCCTGCTTTACTATTTAAAAAAACTCATTTGATTCCTTATGGGCCATTTTTATCGCTGGCAACCCTGGTGTGTATCTTCTTCCAGGATTATTTTCTTGGAATTATCAATGTATATATTCAACTCCTTACCGTGATATTTACGGGATTCCATTCATAA
- a CDS encoding heavy metal translocating P-type ATPase, whose translation MAEQTIKFDVIGMHCVNCAMTIERRLKDLRGVKSARINFSRATGIVTYDANVTNKTQITRYVKEIGYTAKERVRLDQTSQASIQMGWLILSIVASAAMMVLMYVPMPASIHNYMPYIMMIIATLTVLGPGMDFFVSAYKSIRNLFANMDVLVSMGVLSAYIYSIFAVLGAFGMAGHAFFETAVMLITFIRIGKYLEERVKGRASHTLQKLVKLQADKARLLSTEGKETEVSASSLHAGDIVAVRAGEIIPVDGVVMEGVSSVDESMVTGESVPIVKQKGDSVIGATINKTGVLMVKTTKVGEETVLSQIITMVEDAQMDKAPIQRFADRVSNIFVPIVVGLSLATFLCWYFVFYDTAGQQPFVRALKMAIAVLVIACPCAMGLATPTAIMVGSGVGLDHSILIKRASALEEIARLDVMVFDKTGTITEGRFVITDIAPSNMVIESELIILAAAGCALSNHPLSQSVVDEARERGLAWDAVQDFHEETGRGIICRYKEKVLLIGNEGLLTSRGVKSDGLQNKVEELEAQGKSLMYVAYDGRCAGVLGLMDKIKQNAQDVVIQLKQMNIRAMMITGDSELVAKTVASEVGIEEYRAKVLPAEKMETIKNFQGKGLKVGMLGDGINDAPALAQADVGIAIGAGTDVAKETGDIVLIKNDMMDVVKAIQLGRRTLSKIRQNLFWAFFYNVIGIPIAAGVMYPLFGISLKPEYAGLAMAFSSVSVVTNSLLLKCITFHKQ comes from the coding sequence ATGGCTGAGCAGACAATAAAATTTGATGTTATTGGCATGCACTGTGTCAATTGTGCCATGACAATTGAACGAAGACTAAAGGATCTAAGAGGGGTTAAATCGGCCCGGATTAATTTTTCCCGTGCAACGGGGATTGTGACCTATGATGCTAACGTCACAAACAAGACTCAAATCACAAGATACGTGAAAGAGATTGGCTATACAGCCAAAGAACGGGTTCGCCTGGACCAAACCTCTCAGGCATCCATTCAGATGGGATGGCTCATCCTGAGTATCGTGGCCTCCGCTGCCATGATGGTACTGATGTATGTACCCATGCCCGCCTCAATACATAACTACATGCCTTATATAATGATGATTATTGCTACCTTGACAGTGTTGGGACCGGGGATGGATTTCTTTGTGAGCGCCTACAAGTCCATCAGGAATCTTTTTGCCAATATGGACGTGCTGGTTTCGATGGGTGTCTTGTCCGCCTATATCTACAGTATCTTTGCTGTCCTCGGCGCCTTCGGTATGGCAGGTCACGCATTTTTCGAGACGGCAGTGATGCTGATTACCTTTATCCGCATCGGAAAGTATCTGGAAGAACGGGTGAAGGGAAGGGCAAGTCATACGCTTCAGAAATTGGTAAAACTCCAGGCCGATAAGGCGCGGTTGTTGTCAACGGAAGGAAAAGAGACAGAGGTTAGTGCCTCTTCTCTTCATGCGGGGGATATTGTGGCAGTCAGGGCAGGCGAAATCATCCCTGTGGATGGTGTGGTTATGGAAGGGGTCTCATCGGTGGATGAATCCATGGTAACAGGTGAGTCTGTGCCCATTGTGAAGCAGAAAGGTGACAGTGTCATAGGGGCAACCATAAATAAAACGGGTGTTTTAATGGTGAAGACCACAAAGGTGGGCGAAGAAACCGTTTTATCGCAGATTATCACTATGGTTGAAGATGCCCAGATGGATAAGGCCCCTATCCAGCGATTTGCAGATCGGGTATCCAACATATTTGTTCCCATCGTCGTAGGTTTGTCCCTAGCGACCTTTCTCTGCTGGTATTTTGTGTTCTATGATACTGCCGGACAGCAGCCCTTTGTCCGGGCTTTAAAGATGGCAATTGCCGTATTGGTAATTGCATGTCCGTGCGCCATGGGACTCGCCACCCCAACGGCCATTATGGTGGGAAGTGGTGTGGGTCTTGATCACTCCATCCTTATCAAACGTGCCAGCGCCCTTGAGGAAATTGCACGGCTCGATGTCATGGTATTCGACAAGACGGGCACCATTACCGAGGGACGCTTTGTGATAACCGATATTGCACCTTCAAATATGGTTATTGAATCTGAGTTGATTATCCTTGCGGCAGCGGGGTGTGCCCTTTCAAACCATCCCCTCTCCCAATCGGTGGTGGATGAGGCGCGAGAAAGAGGTCTCGCATGGGATGCAGTTCAGGATTTCCATGAAGAAACAGGGCGTGGTATTATCTGCCGCTATAAGGAAAAGGTTTTACTGATTGGAAACGAGGGGCTTTTGACCTCTCGCGGCGTGAAAAGCGACGGACTACAGAATAAGGTCGAGGAACTAGAGGCACAGGGAAAATCCCTCATGTACGTGGCATACGATGGCAGATGTGCCGGTGTCCTGGGTCTTATGGATAAAATAAAGCAAAATGCACAGGACGTTGTGATACAACTAAAACAAATGAACATACGTGCCATGATGATAACGGGCGATAGCGAGTTAGTGGCAAAGACAGTGGCATCGGAGGTGGGTATTGAGGAGTACCGTGCGAAAGTCTTACCTGCAGAAAAGATGGAGACTATAAAGAATTTTCAGGGAAAGGGGCTGAAGGTCGGTATGCTTGGTGACGGCATCAATGATGCCCCTGCGCTTGCACAGGCAGACGTGGGCATTGCTATCGGCGCGGGGACTGATGTCGCAAAGGAAACCGGGGATATTGTTTTAATAAAAAATGACATGATGGATGTTGTAAAGGCAATTCAATTGGGCCGGCGAACACTGTCCAAGATCAGGCAGAATTTGTTTTGGGCATTCTTTTACAATGTAATTGGAATTCCCATTGCGGCCGGTGTTATGTATCCACTTTTTGGTATAAGCCTGAAGCCCGAGTATGCAGGACTAGCAATGGCATTTTCCTCTGTGTCTGTGGTAACAAATTCCTTATTGCTGAAATGCATCACCTTTCATAAGCAATGA
- the hisH gene encoding imidazole glycerol phosphate synthase subunit HisH has translation MIAIVDYGMGNLRSVAKGFERFGFDVKVTDHSSEIIHADKLVLPGVGAFRDAMDGLKQRGLIEPVVDWVRSGKPFLGICLGLQLLFSKGYEDGEHEGLNIIPGKVIRFKFSEVGTNGKLKIPHMGWNQISFRREGIPILKNVPCNAYMYFVHSYYVCPEDEGVIATETEYGVRFTSMIWHKNIFATQFHPEKSQEYGLTILKNFGNL, from the coding sequence ATGATTGCGATTGTGGATTATGGAATGGGGAATCTCCGCAGTGTAGCGAAGGGTTTCGAACGGTTTGGCTTTGATGTCAAGGTTACCGACCATTCCAGCGAAATTATACATGCAGACAAACTGGTACTTCCCGGCGTTGGGGCGTTCCGGGACGCTATGGACGGCCTTAAACAGCGTGGGTTAATAGAGCCGGTTGTGGATTGGGTCCGATCTGGCAAACCATTTCTTGGAATATGTCTTGGGCTGCAGTTGCTGTTTTCTAAAGGCTACGAGGATGGTGAACATGAAGGTTTAAATATTATACCCGGCAAAGTCATCCGTTTTAAATTTTCTGAAGTTGGGACAAACGGGAAATTGAAGATTCCCCACATGGGATGGAATCAGATCAGCTTTCGGAGAGAAGGTATTCCTATCCTGAAAAATGTACCCTGTAATGCCTATATGTATTTCGTGCATTCCTATTATGTTTGTCCAGAGGATGAAGGTGTTATTGCTACGGAGACAGAGTACGGTGTGCGTTTTACCTCGATGATCTGGCACAAGAATATCTTTGCAACGCAATTTCATCCTGAAAAAAGCCAGGAGTACGGGCTTACCATACTCAAAAACTTTGGAAATTTGTAA